One Hordeum vulgare subsp. vulgare chromosome 4H, MorexV3_pseudomolecules_assembly, whole genome shotgun sequence DNA window includes the following coding sequences:
- the LOC123450204 gene encoding uncharacterized protein LOC123450204, whose protein sequence is MDQTVDHTHTHTLAMAIDLNLAAPDEGEEEDGRLPDLNWQPVDLNWQPVQEEDEAALGEQAVQEEDGAALGEQAVQEEDGAALHEELQPEHHFDLNMDPEDEHEPDVAHGEEDLHEPDESDDELEDQGGVFQSMEEEVQAMNEALQNLQVDEDDYGVYAGDIDIQFEEEELDDSAPEEDMDVEQEQQDNEQVHDDDKYKNLTDLQRAGIYEELLARSVNRKLKKTTTREVANMFHVSVHKVRRVWRRVKECLRQGVPVDVRSRKPKKCGRKRIVVDLSMVAEIPRSQRRTIRSLARALGVKKTTLHRMFTDGLLDRHSSSLKPYLKEANKKARLQFCLSMFDQQSLQNRPTFRDMRNIIHIDEKWFNTTQKTMKFYKLPSKQDPHRTVQNKNSIGKIMFLVAIARPRYNAEGICIFDGKIGIWPFIKKEPAPRKSDYRPRGTLITKTISVNREISRQFLIQKVLPAIQAVWPQELAGETIWIQQDNAPSHVPSNDPGFLNAVAQTGLDIRLMQQPSNSLDMNILDLGLFSSLQSMSDRLVSNNLDELINNVQHEYDAYDADKINRIFLTLQSCLIEVMKRGGSNDYKIPHMYKDGLERAGNLPDVLDCDRELYESVTQALAE, encoded by the exons ATGGACCAAACAGtagaccacacacacacacacacactagccATGGCCATTGACTTGAACTTAGCAGCACCAGAtgagggagaggaagaagatggcaggTTGCCTGATCTCAATTGGCAACCTGTTGATCTCAATTGGCAACCTGtacaagaagaagatgaagctgcCTTGGGTGAGCAAGCTGTACAAGAAGAAGATGGAGCTGCCTTGGGTGAGCAAGCTGTACAAGAAGAAGATGGAGCTGCCTTGCATGAAGAACTCCAGCCCGAACATCACTTCGATCTAAACATGGACCCAG AAGATGAACATGAGCCCGATGTTGCCCATGGCGAAGAGGACCTGCATGAACCGGATGAATCAG ACGATGAACTAGAAGACCAAGGTGGCGTTTTCCAAAGCATGGAAGAGGAAGTGCAAGCAATGAATGAAGCTCTACAGAACCTTCAAGTTGACGAGGATGACTATGGTGTGTATGCAGGCGATATAGATATTCAATTTGAGGAAGAAGAGCTTGATGATTCAGCACCAGAAGAAGACATGGATGTGGAGCAAGAGCAACAAGATAATGAGCAAGTTCATGATGATGACAAATACAAGAATTTAACAGATTTGCAAAGGGCTGGTATTTATGAAGAATTGCTAGCAAGAAGTGTCAATCGGAAATTAAAGAAGACCACAACTAGAGAAGTTGCAAACATGTTCCATGTTTCAGTGCACAAGGTCAGACGTGTTTGGAGGAGAGTGAAGGAGTGTCTTCGACAAGGCGTACCCGTTGATGTAAGATCAAGGAAGCCAAAAAAATGTGGGCGCAAAAGGATTGTAGTTGACCTCAGTATGGTTGCTGAGATTCCTCGGAGTCAAAGGAGAACTATACGCAGCCTCGCAAGAGCTTTGGGTGTGAAAAAGACCACACTACATAGGATGTTTACCGACGGCTTGCTCGATAGGCATTCAAGCTCACTAAAACCATATTTGAAGGAAGCAAACAAAAAGGCTAGGCTGCAGTTTTGTCTCTCTATGTTTGACCAGCAAAGTCTGCAAAATAGGCCCACGTTCAGGGATATGCGGAATATAATCCATATAGATGAAAAGTGGTTTAACACCACTCAGAAGACCATGAAATTCTACAAGCTGCCATCCAAACAAGACCCGCATAGGACTGTGCAAAATAAGAACTCCATTGGCAAAATCATGTTTTTGGTTGCTATAGCCAGGCCTAGATACAATGCAGAAGGTATTTGCATTTTTGATGGAAAGATAGGCATTTGGCCCTTTATCAAAAAG GAGCCAGCACCAAGGAAAAGTGATTACCGTCCAAGAGGGACACTAATCACGAAAACAATCTCAGTTAACAGAGAAATTTCTAGGCAGTTTTTGATTCAAAAGGTGCTGCCGGCTATTCAAGCAGTTTGGCCTCAAGAGCTCGCAGGTGAGACCATATGGATCCAGCAAGACAATGCGCCCTCACATGTCCCAAGTAATGATCCAGGTTTTCTTAATGCTGTTGCCCAAACTGGGCTTGATATTCGTCTCATGCAACAGCCCTCGAACTCACTGGATATGAATATCCTAGACCTTGGCCTATTTTCTTCACTACAGTCCATGTCTGATAGGCTGGTGTCTAACAATTTAGATGAGCTAATAAACAATGTGCAGCATGaatatgatgcttatgatgccgaTAAGATAAACAGAATTTTCCTAACACTACAAAGCTGCTTAATTGAGGTCATGAAGAGAGGTGGAAGCAATGACTACAAGATCCCTCACATGTACAAGGATGGCCTAGAACGAGCAGGAAATCTTCCTGATGTTTTAGACTGCGATCGCGAACTATATGAGAGCGTCACGCAGGCCTTAGCCGAATAG
- the LOC123447538 gene encoding caffeoylshikimate esterase, with protein MVHPVAEADERSPFGGLTAEEYYARHGVTHTSSTFVNPRGLRIFTQRWVPSGDAPVLGAIAVVHGFTGESSWMVLLTAVHFAKQGFAVAAVDHQGHGFSEGLQAHIPDIGPVLDDCEAAFAPFRADHPPPLPCFLYGESLGGAIALLLHLRDKARWRDGAVLNGAMCGVSPRFKPPWPLEHLLWAAAAVAPTWHVAFTRGNIPGRSFKVGWKRALALASPRRTTAPPRAATALELLRVCRELQARFEEVELPLLAVHGGEDTVCDPACVEEMHRRAGSRDKTLRVYPGMWHQIVGEPEENVEEVFADVVGWLKARAAKAAAGAGGTQQQQQQHE; from the coding sequence ATGGTGCATCCGGTGGCGGAGGCCGACGAGCGGAGCCCCTTCGGCGGGCTGACCGCCGAGGAGTACTACGCGCGGCACGGCGTCACGCACACCTCCTCCACCTTCGTCAACCCGCGCGGGCTCCGCATCTTCACGCAGCGCTGGGTGCCGAGCGGCGACGCCCCCGTGCTCGGCGCCATCGCCGTCGTCCACGGCTTCACCGGCGAGTCGAGCTGGATGGTGCTCCTCACGGCCGTCCACTTCGCCAAGCAGGGCTTCGCGGTGGCCGCCGTGGACCACCAGGGCCACGGCTTCTCCGAGGGCCTCCAGGCCCACATCCCGGACATCGGCCCCGTGCTGGACGACTGCGAGGCCGCCTTCGCCCCCTTCCGCGCCGACCACCCGCCCCCGCTCCCCTGCTTCCTCTACGGCGAGTCCCTCGGCGGCGCCATCGCGCTGCTGCTGCACCTGAGGGACAAGGCCCGGTGGCGCGACGGCGCGGTGCTCAACGGCGCCATGTGCGGGGTGAGCCCCCGGTTCAAGCCGCCGTGGCCGCTGGAGCACCTGCTGTGGGCGGCGGCCGCCGTGGCGCCGACATGGCACGTCGCCTTCACCAGGGGGAACATCCCCGGCCGGTCCTTCAAGGTGGGGTGGAAGCGCGCGCTGGCGCTGGCCAGCCCGCGCCGCACcacggcgccgccccgcgccgccaccGCGCTCGAGCTCCTCCGGGTGTGCCGGGAGCTGCAGGCGCGGTTCGAGGAGGTGGAGCTGCCGCTGCTGGCGGTGCACGGCGGGGAGGACACGGTGTGCGACCCGGCGTGCGTCGAGGAGATGCACCGCCGCGCGGGGAGCCGGGACAAGACGCTGCGCGTGTACCCAGGGATGTGGCACCAGATCGTCGGCGAGCCGGAGGAGAACGTCGAGGAGGTCTTCGCCGACGTCGTCGGCTGGCTCAAGGCCCGCGCGGccaaagccgccgccggcgccggcggtacgcagcagcagcagcagcagcacgagTAG
- the LOC123451059 gene encoding cortical cell-delineating protein-like, with product MATKSTACFPALFLALNLLLVAGVRGQAPAGGRNPCPTNALADLKVCADVLVLLKLKINVPANQQCCPLIGQLVKLDVAACLCAALKLNVIGIPINLPLDVPLVLNYCGRNATAAGSNCS from the coding sequence ATGGCCACCAAATCCACGGCTTGTTTCCCGGCGCTCTTCCTGGCGCTGAACCTGCTGCTGGTCGCCGGCGTCCGCGGCCAGGCCCCCGCGGGCGGCCGGAACCCGTGCCCGACGAACGCGCTGGCCGACCTCAAGGTGTGCGCCGACGTGCTGGTGctgctcaagctcaagatcaacGTGCCGGCCAACCAGCAGTGCTGCCCGTTGATCGGGCAGCTCGTCAAGCTCGACGTCGCCGCCTGCCTCTGCGCCGCACTCAAGCTCAACGTCATCGGCATCCCTATCAACCTGCCGCTCGACGTCCCCCTCGTCCTCAACTACTGCGGCCGCAACGCAACAGCCGCCGGCTCCAACTGCTCCTGA